The sequence AGAAGATCAACACAAACCCACTTTTGATTTCAAGTCTTATATGTTACAGAAAGCCAATTCTGTTAACAAAGCATTAGATTCTGCTGTTTCTCTTAAAGAACCGGCTAAAATCCATGAGTCTATGCGTTACTCTCTTCTGGCTGGTGGCAAGAGGGTTCGGCCAGTGCTTTGTCTAGCTGCATGCGAGCTTGTTGGTGGGTCTGAATCCATGGCTATGCCTGCTGCTTGTGCTGTAGAAATGATCCATACTATGTCATTAATACATGATGATCTTCCTTGCATGGATAATGATGATCTTCGCCGCGGAAAATCCaccaatcatattgtttttggtGAGGATGTTGCGGTTTTGGCAGGGGATGCTTTACTGGCATTTGCATTTGAACATATTGCAGTGTCTACACTCAATGTTTCGCCTCTTAGAATTGTTCGTGCAGTTGGTGAATTGGCGAAAGTGATCGGTGCTGAAGGACTTGTTGCTGGGCAAGTTGTGGATATTTGTTCGGAAGGGTTGTCCGAAGTGGGGTTAGAACAGCTTGAATTTATTCATATTCATAAGACTGCTAAGTTGTTGGAAGGTGCGGTTGTTTTAGGGGCTATATTAGGTGGAGGGACCGATGAGGAAGTTGAGAAATTGAGGCGATACGCGAGGAGTATTGGATTGTTGTTTCAAGTAGTGGATGATATTCTTGATGTTACCAAATCTTCACAAGAATTGGGGAAAACTGCAGGGAAAGATTTGGTTGCGGATAAAGTTACTTATCCTAAGTTAATGGGAATTGAGAAGTCTAGGGAGTTTGCTGAGAAGTTGCTTAACGAAGCTAGGGAGTTGCTTGCTGGATTTGATCAAGAGAAGGCGGCTCCGTTGATTGCTTTGGCTAATTACATTGCTTACAGGCAAAACTAATTTATGCTGTATTTCAATTGTTTCTCGGTTGCCTTGTTTTCTTATAAAGCTAGATCTCTCTCTACAATTTTCAAAGAAAGCTTATTGCATCAATGTTGTCACAGAGAGGTTGTAACAACATTGCGATTCAGATTAATAGCAATTGGGACAGTTTAGTTTTCTCTCCGTGCTCAAGTTTTCATTGCTCATAAAACAAGCATGTTGTCTCATTTGTGTACTAGTAATACTGGAATTTCCCCTTGTAATCGGGGTTATTGCTTTGTCATTCTTTTTGCTtgcttttcatgtttttcatttacAAGAGTAGCGGTCCATTCAGTTAATGCATTAGGCATTAACTGCAATAAGAATGTCTCGGGACAGTGTGTCAAGCTATTCAGTGTGTCTTAAGAACTGCAgagcaaagaaaacaaagattATATTTCAGGACGTAATTCTCTCCTGGTTCTTGTAATGTGTCTAGATGAAGAATGCATTCGTAGATTTTGAGGCATTCTGCATTGATGAAAGCTTGAAGTTTGCTGTTCTGATATATTCTTAGgtggttttccttttctgttgtATTTCCCCCTGCTGGTGTGCCTTTTCATATCCTGAAGCACCATAGCATGCAAATATGCTTGCCTCTTGTTATCTGCCAAAAGGACTAGTTTCTAGCTTCTTTAACTTCAGCTGCCCAGGCGGGGCTGTTAGTATGAACATGCCTCTCCTGGAGACTTGTAGGCTGCTAATTGGAGAAGCATAAATGAGGTTCTAGTCCAGGTTAGTTTTATCGTTCtttctaaaatttttgttgCTGGAGTAAATCAAGTTTTGCTACATATGAAGAACGGAATCAGACTCTGATTCATATTTTTGTGTAGGCTCTCAGAGATCTAATAAAGAGATAATTTTTGCTTTAGATTGGAATTCCCTGGTTGTTCAAAATCTTTGCTGGAAGTAGGGAACAACTTTGGAAAATATAGTTAGTGGTATTGATATTAGTGACTCAAAGTGTCAGTTCTTAGCACAAATTAGGCAACTCAGAGCGAGCACTTGGTGGCGAACGTGGCTCTGCTGGTTCGAATAGCAGATCACACACGGTTCTGAAagtcaaaaatgtttttgagtaGTTGAATTTGCATCATGACTGCTAGAGGTTATTATTCTTCATATTTCAATTCTCCAACCACATTATGGAAAAGGACCGCTACTTTTGGTTTGGAGCTTACAACTATTCCAAGAAGAATCCGAGATTATAATGAATCAAGACATGTTCGCATGATCTTGTAGGACCAGGCAGAGACATAAGATTTCCATGGTTCCATGTGAAACTGtcttggaaaataaattcatttactaTTGGGCTGTACCTGGTCATGGCTCATTTCTAGGAGCAGCATGTGCTTCAAGTTGAGAAAGGTCACGTATGTGGCAAAAAAAATAacgccgttgccggggatcgAACCCGGGTCACCCGCGTGACAGGCGGGAATACTCACCACTATACTACAACGACTTTGCTGGTACCCTTGTTTCcataaactatatatatcatataattCCTTGCTAACAAGCACTCAATCAACATAGAAATTAAACATAATCCACATGACCTTCCTTTTTGAGagaggtaataaaaaaatacataattaagtAGGGTCTGATGAGCCCTCTTTATtcgattaaaaagaaattaagttatatagaagaaaattattttaagattttaattttttataaataattgacaatttgattattatatgttatctttataattcttttttaatttcattaaaacttTTTGTCTATGTAATTAAAACTAGCACACTAGGCGACTTTTAATTGTGCCCACAAAATTGAAAGTTGAGGTTTGAAAATCCAGATCATTATTCATAAGGCTATTATAGTCATTTACAATCTTAATTGCTGGTATTAAATGAGCTCTGAATCTTTCTACTTGAAGCTCTCCTCCTCCCAAAACAATGGATGCAAACAATGCCATACTAATCTCCTCCGCAGGTCAACCCTATTATCTAATGCGCCTTTCCTTTAATGTAGTGGAAAGGAACAGATGGATTGTGACGAGCACTGGAAACTGGAATCCATTGGTGGAGAGCATGGGTTAGCTGGAGGAATCTCAAATCGTGAGTAGTAACTGCAGTATTGTTAAGAACACGAGTCCTGCTAACCTTTTGATTATGGATTAATGGACTGGTGTGCTGGAGAAATGCTATTGGTGATGAGTTCGTGAGTGGAGAAAATGAGATCAAGTCTAGTCACTGATGTCTTTGATTTTCAAAGTCAGAATCGAGGATAGAAAGGTGTACAAGCTATTGTAAATAGTGTTTTCTTGAATATATTTTGTTGGATAATGACGAGGATTGTTGAAAACCCACCAAGATAAGTCTTTTCATGGTCGAAAGATGATCAGATAGGAGTAGTGTGtgtaaaattttatgatatttaaggAATAATTAATAGTATCTTGTTAATTACTTCTTGGATCTCTCTTAGAACAAAATATACGCAAAGATGAAacataaaataagatttataacactaaataaataataaaaatatctttatccaagattttttttctttatcttatctttatttttatctttaaagtaAGCTTACTATCTATTCTCTAAGCACTATACATTTTTTTCTAGAGTGTTGGGCTGAAGGGATCCTTTCGGTTAAGAAACAGTTAGAATAATTAACTGTTAGCAACTATCTttcattgttgttatttttctgttattattctgttgcttttttttttgttactttcttGTTATTTCAATTACAATGTAACAGGCTATATAAAGCCAAGTCCTAGTCAAATAAACGTGCTCTCTTCTCATTCCAATTCATCAACATTTCTTGAAACTCTCATTATACTcaacaagtggtatcagagcctttaTCATCTGAAATTCTTGCAGCAGCATGACGACAGAAGGAAGCAGTTTTGTTCAGCCAGCCATTCCAAGATTCAATGGTCATTACGATCACTAGGGTATGTTAATGGAGAATTTTCTCCAATCCAAAGAGATGTGGGAACTGGTGGAGATTGGATACATTGAGCCGGCAAGTGGATCAGTACAAACTGATGCACAACAGAAGAAGAATGATGAGATGAAACTGAAGGATTTGAAGGTAAAGAATTACCTATTTCAAGCAATCGATCGAACAGTTCTTGACACTATTCTTAGAAAGGATACTGCCAAGAACATATGGGATGCAATGAAGAAGAAGTTCGAAGGGAATGCAAGGGTTAAAAGATCTTACCTGCAAACTCTCCGCAGAGAGTTTGAAACACTGGAAATGAGAATTGGTGAAGGAGTTAGAGAATACTTCTCTAGGGTCATGACAGTGGCAAATAAAATGAGAACGTATGGAGAAGATATGCAGGATGTGAAAGTGGTAAAGAAGATCTTACACTCTTTAACTGAGAAATACAACTATGTTGTATGTTCCATTAAAGAATCAAAGGATATTGATGCTCTTAGCATTGATGAACTGCAGAGTTCATTGGTTGTTCATGAACAAAAGTTTCAAAGGATAAAGGGTGAGGAACAAGCATTGAAGGTAGCATATGAAGGAGGAGGCAGAGGTGCATATGAAGGAGGTAGAAGTCGTGGTTGAAACTTTTacagaggaagaggaagaggaaggggACGAACATATTTTAATAAGGCAACAGTGCAGTGCTATCGTTGCCAACAACTTGGACATTCTCAATGGGAATGTCCCTCTGGAAATAGAGAATCATTATACACAGAGCTTGATAATAAGGAGGAGATGCTCTTGATGACTTATGTGGAGAAACATAAAGCCAGAAGAGAAGACGCATGGTTTCTTGATTCGAGATGTTCGAATCACATGTGTGGTtatcaaaaaatgttttgtgACTATGATGAAAAGTTTCGACAGTTTGTGAAATTGGGAAACAACACAAGGATAAACGTAATGGGAAAAGGGAGTGTGAAGCTTCTACTGAATGGAATAATTCACACCATTGCAGAGGTGTATTATGTCCCAGATTTAAAGAACAACTTGTGGAGTATAGGTCAGCTACAGGAAAGGGGGTTGGACATTTTGTTCAAGGATGGAAAATGCAAGGTATTTCATCCGAAAAGAGGTTTGATAATTCAAACCACAATGAGTATCAATCGAATGTTCATCCTGTTCCCAGACAATGAATCCTCCTCTCAAGAACAAGCTGGATAGTGCCTTCATACAGGAACACAGAACCTGGGTTCTCTTTGGCATCGACGTTATGGGCACCTAAGCTACAAAGGTCTAAGGACCTTGTTGTATAGGAATATGGTACACGGTCTCCCTTATATTTCAACCTCAGACTCAGCATGCATTGAATGCATCAAGGGGAAGCAAAATCGCTATCCAATTCCAAAGAAGAGTACCTGGAGAgcaacacaaaaattaaaactcattcACACCGATATCTGTGGACCGATCACTCCCACATCAAACAGCAATAAAAGGTACCTTTTGTTGTTTATAGACGATTACAGTAGAAAAGCTTGGGTATACTTCTTGGCAGAGAAATTAGAGGCCTTTTATtggtttaaaagttttaaatcaATGGTAGAGAAACAGACAGGGTTATTTGTCAAGTGCCTTCGAACTGACAGAGGGGGAGAATTTGTGTCCAATGAATTCAACCATTTCTGCCAAAACAATGGGATCAAGAGACAAATGATAACTGCATATACACCACAGCAAAACGGTTTCGTAGAGAGGAAAAACAGAACGATGATGAACATGGTGTGATCCATGAGGCAGTAAATTAGGCTGTTTATGTTCTCAATCGGTGTCCCACTTTGGCTGTAAAGGAGGTTACACTAGAGGAGGcctgaagtgaaaaaaaaaccttcagtAAGTCACTTTAGGGATTTTGGTTGCAGGGCACATGTTCACGTTCCAGAACAAAGAAGAACCAAGCTCGATAATAGAAGCATTATGTGTGTTTTATTGGGAGTCAGCGATGAATCAAAGGGCTACAGACTTTTTGATCCTGTAGCTAAGAAAATTATGGTGAGCAAAGATGTGATTTTCGAAGAAGAGGAGAAATGGAAGTGGGACGAGGACACTGTACAAGGTCCAGTGGTTGATTTGGAATGGGGTGATCaaaatggagaagaagaaggaaaagataGAAACAGAGAAGGAATTGACGGGGAACCAAGTGATGCGAGAGAAATCAGTCAAAATGATGTTGATGAAGATTTAAATTCGAGTGCTGAAGGGAGACGAGCTGTTGAGGATGAGACAGTAAGGAACGGTGCTGAAACAGGCCGTGAAGAGAGAGTTGCAAGACAAACACGGGAAAGACAACCTCCAATATGGTTGGGTGATTATTTCAGTGGTGAGGATTTGCAAGAAGATGAAACGGAGATGGCATTTGCAGTATCAACAGACCCCTGGCTTTATGAAGAAGCCATAAAGAATTGCAATTGGAGAATGGCCATGAACAATGAGATTGAgtccattgaaaaaaacaacacatgGACACTCACTGACTTACCTGCGAGAGCAAAACAAATTGGGGTAAAATGGgtctataaaacaaaatacaatgagaatggaaaaaatgataaatacaaGGCTCACTTGGTGGCGAAGGGATACTCCTAAAAATATGGAGTAGACTACACAGAAGTTTTCGCACCAGTAGTAAGGATGGACACAGTGCGGATGATTATTGCTTTGGCGGCGCACAAAAATTGGGTAATTTCTCAACTAGATGTCAAATCAGCTTTCCTTCATGGAGAGCTAAGCGAAGATGTGTATGTGAAGCAACCAAGAGGATATGAAAAGAAAGGCAATGAGCATCTAGTTTACAAATTACACAAAGCACTGTATGGATTGAAACAGGCTCCACGGGCATGGTTTAGCCGAATTGAAGCACATTTCATCGGTGAAGGATTTCAAAGGTGCGGAAGTGAGCAGATATTATTCACAAAAAGGAGTCAAGAAGGGAGAATCATCATTGTAAGTATTTACGTCGATGACTTAATATTTACTGGTAATGATGAAGTAATGTTATCCGAATTTAAAGATTCCATGTTGAGAGAGTTTGACATGTCCGATTTGGGAAAGATGAGATTCTTTCTTGGAATTGAGGTTTTACAAAAGTCTGATGGCATTTATATATGTCATAGAAGATATGCGTTGGAAGTCTTGAAAAGGTTCGGCATGATGGAGAGTAATTCGGTGGGGAATCCAATAGTCCTGGGTTCTAAGATGAGCAAAGAAGGAAATGGAAATCCTGTTGATGAGACGTGTTACAAACAATTGGTGGGCAGCTTAATGTATCTGACTGCCACTAGGCCCGATATGATGTTCGTTATTTGTCTCATAAGCAGATACATGGCGAAACCTATGGAAATTCATTTACAGGCAGCTAAAAGAGCACTACGATACTTAAAAGGAACCGTGAACTATGGAATTCATTACAAAAGGGGAGAAGATGGAGAAGTGTTAGCATTCACAGATAGCGATTATGCTGGCGACATGGACGACAGGAAAAGTACATCTTGCTATGTGTTTCTTATGGGTTCGAGTGCAGTTTCATGGTGTTCGAA is a genomic window of Populus alba chromosome 5, ASM523922v2, whole genome shotgun sequence containing:
- the LOC118029794 gene encoding geranylgeranyl pyrophosphate synthase, chloroplastic, giving the protein MTSVNLGPWVQITSVINKETRSRSRPMSNFLSPGLKTLQIPSTHQRQRKPMSSICAVLTKEETLQEDQHKPTFDFKSYMLQKANSVNKALDSAVSLKEPAKIHESMRYSLLAGGKRVRPVLCLAACELVGGSESMAMPAACAVEMIHTMSLIHDDLPCMDNDDLRRGKSTNHIVFGEDVAVLAGDALLAFAFEHIAVSTLNVSPLRIVRAVGELAKVIGAEGLVAGQVVDICSEGLSEVGLEQLEFIHIHKTAKLLEGAVVLGAILGGGTDEEVEKLRRYARSIGLLFQVVDDILDVTKSSQELGKTAGKDLVADKVTYPKLMGIEKSREFAEKLLNEARELLAGFDQEKAAPLIALANYIAYRQN